GAAAAATTACAAGGATATGCTGAAGGTTGAAATATCGAACAGAGACCTTGGCATGTATCGTCAGTTTGTTGATTGCATGAATGAATGGAAAGTGGAAAAAGACATCGAGGACAGGACAAAGTGGGAAGTTGGAACTGACACAGATTTGGAAAATGATTATGATGACTTGTCCAGTCAGGCTTCTTCGTTTGGAAGTCTGGATGAGAGCATTGACTCCCAGGAAAGTTTGCATTACGACAACTCTCAATTAAGAAACAAAACTGATGGAGATGTCACAATTGAGCATGCAAGTGCAGATACGAATGATAGACATGGGGATACgcttgaaaatgaaagaaaatctGCTGATGAAACgcaagagaagaaggtggACAAGGCTGTTGCTGAAGAGGAGAAGGTACTTGCTGTGTCAGATGAAAGTGAGCCTACTTATTTCAGCTTTAAAGAACCGGAACAACATACTGCTGAAATTGCAGTAACTGATAATGAAAGCGAAAAAGACATTTCTGACCCGAAGTCAGACATTAGTAAACTGCATTCAGCCGATGGTGCAGATATAGCtattcaagaaaatcagAAGAGTGAGGACTCTTCTCTAAGTATGGTAGGTGGGTTGCACAACGATAAAGCTACAGCTGCGTCACCATTTCAGGATGAGGATAAATTAGATACCTGATATAATACACGACCAACAATCAATCAAATTACAATGTACAATGTATAATATGCTATGCAAACCAACATATATACGTATCATTTCGTCTATAAAAGTAGTTTAGTTATCACCTTCGTCCTTCgactttttcatttccgCAAAAGCATCCTCCACATTTGCTTTGATATCTGCATCTCTCCACTGCTGACTCTTTTCAATACATCTTCCGCATGCTATAGTGCTGAGAATGTCATCCGTTTTGAACCATATTTTACCGTTCACACCAATTGCTATCTCAAATTTACACTTCGTGACCAACTCTGTAAGAATATGTGCATTCGGATCGAAGAGGAGATTTCTTGCATATGCAAGTTTAACTTTAAAAACCATTCCACCTTCTAATTTACCGTAGCCTTCGGCTTTTCCCGTGGTTGGATCAACACAACTGATTTCAGCATCCACATTTGGATTCACCGATTCCACCCTGGCATATATCAAGTCGCCAACCTCAAGTCTTggtctattttttttcgacgCATTTGGAAAACTGAACTGGTTAAGAACAACCGGCACGCTAAAATCATTTAAAGACACCCTATAGAAATCTCCAAACGACCCTATGATGACACCAATAACGTTATCACCACTTTCGGGAAGATATCTTTTGGAATTTGCTTCAACATAATAAACTGTACGCTTAGCCGAAAGATGTTTTTCCTCCAAAAGTCCAACAGTGGTTGGATTTAGCGTGTGTGTGCCAATTGTAGGTACGAGAGATATATGAGGGCCTAATGTTATTGAAGACCTATTTTTCTGCGATTCAACTTCTATATGATCGCCGGGTATTACCACCTGCCTCACACTCATTCGGAATAACTGTATATATTCTCTAAGTTGGAATTCTCTCAAATTAATGAGGACAGGGTTTCAATGTGGTACTCAGACTAGGCTAGCAGACTAATCAGCTTTTATCTGGCTAGAAATATTGAcactgaatttttttttttttttttgtgaaggGAAAGCTTGAGATTGCATCGACGCTACAGACGCGTCGCCACAGATAAGCT
This sequence is a window from Brettanomyces bruxellensis chromosome 5, complete sequence. Protein-coding genes within it:
- a CDS encoding uncharacterized protein (BUSCO:EOG09264XJC), with translation MSVRQVVIPGDHIEVESQKNRSSITLGPHISLVPTIGTHTLNPTTVGLLEEKHLSAKRTVYYVEANSKRYLPESGDNVIGVIIGSFGDFYRVSLNDFSVPVVLNQFSFPNASKKNRPRLEVGDLIYARVESVNPNVDAEISCVDPTTGKAEGYGKLEGGMVFKVKLAYARNLLFDPNAHILTELVTKCKFEIAIGVNGKIWFKTDDILSTIACGRCIEKSQQWRDADIKANVEDAFAEMKKSKDEGDN